The Haliaeetus albicilla chromosome 19, bHalAlb1.1, whole genome shotgun sequence genome has a segment encoding these proteins:
- the LOC104318704 gene encoding very long chain fatty acid elongase 4-like isoform X1, protein MASIWQKTWEFYNWILESGDPRTDPWPLVRSPFPVTLLFVFYLFVVALGPFYMRQQKPLKLQGLLVAYNLAMMTLSSYMFYEFLVTSVLDNYSYLCQPVDYSRSELGMRMARVCWWFYFSKVIELLDTVFFILRKKQEQVTFLHVYHHGTMLFNWWSGVKYVPGGQAFFIGMLNSFVHIFMYGYYALASLGPRMHPYLWWKRYLTIMQLCQFVAIAAHSSYNLFTECPFPDGFNAAVFLYILSLIALFLRFYYQTYIRGKQEKLT, encoded by the exons atccAAGGACAGACCCGTGGCCACTGGTGCGCTCTCCGTTTCCAGTCACACTTCTCTTTGTCTTCTACCTCTTTGTCGTGGCACTGGGTCCCTTCTACATGCGTCAGCAGAAACCGCTGAAGCTGCAAGGCCTGCTGGTTGCCTACAATCTCGCCATGATGACGTTATCAAGCTACATGTTTTACGAG tTTCTGGTAACTTCAGTCTTGGACAACTACAGCTACCTTTGTCAGCCAGTGGATTACAGCCGAAGTGAACTAGGAATGAGG ATGGCAAGAGTGTGTTGGTGGTTCTACTTCTCCAAAGTCATCGAGCTGCTTGACACG gttttctttattctgcGGAAGAAACAAGAACAGGTGACTTTTCTGCATGTGTACCATCACGGCACTATGCTCTTCAACTGGTGGTCAGGGGTCAAATATGTGCCTGGAGGACAAG CCTTCTTTATTGGGATGCTAAACTCCTTTGTACACATCTTCATGTACGGCTATTACGCCCTGGCCAGCCTGGGACCACGGATGCACCCTTACCTATGGTGGAAGCGTTACCTAACCATCATGCAGCTG TGCCAGTTTGTAGCCATTGCTGCTCATTCTTCCTACAACCTCTTCACAGAATGCCCGTTCCCTGATGGTTTCAACGCTGCAGTCTTCCTCTACATTCTCAGCCTTATTGCTCTCTTTCTACGGTTCTACTATCAGACCTACATTAGGGGGAAGCAGGAGAAGCTAACTTAA
- the LOC104318704 gene encoding uncharacterized protein isoform X5 has translation MASIWQKTWEFYNWILESGDPRTDPWPLVRSPFPVTLLFVFYLFVVALGPFYMRQQKPLKLQGLLVAYNLAMMTLSSYMFYEFLVTSVLDNYSYLCQPVDYSRSELGMRVQFHTKLALCPPPPMGFLYSAEETRTGDFSACVPSRHYALQLVVRGQICAWRTSLLYWDAKLLCTHLHVRLLRPGQPGTTDAPLPMVEALPNHHAAVPVCSHCCSFFLQPLHRMPVP, from the exons atccAAGGACAGACCCGTGGCCACTGGTGCGCTCTCCGTTTCCAGTCACACTTCTCTTTGTCTTCTACCTCTTTGTCGTGGCACTGGGTCCCTTCTACATGCGTCAGCAGAAACCGCTGAAGCTGCAAGGCCTGCTGGTTGCCTACAATCTCGCCATGATGACGTTATCAAGCTACATGTTTTACGAG tTTCTGGTAACTTCAGTCTTGGACAACTACAGCTACCTTTGTCAGCCAGTGGATTACAGCCGAAGTGAACTAGGAATGAGGGTACAGTTCCATACAAAGCTTGCCTTatgccctcctcctcccatgG gttttctttattctgcGGAAGAAACAAGAACAGGTGACTTTTCTGCATGTGTACCATCACGGCACTATGCTCTTCAACTGGTGGTCAGGGGTCAAATATGTGCCTGGAGGACAAG CCTTCTTTATTGGGATGCTAAACTCCTTTGTACACATCTTCATGTACGGCTATTACGCCCTGGCCAGCCTGGGACCACGGATGCACCCTTACCTATGGTGGAAGCGTTACCTAACCATCATGCAGCTG TGCCAGTTTGTAGCCATTGCTGCTCATTCTTCCTACAACCTCTTCACAGAATGCCCGTTCCCTGA
- the LOC104318704 gene encoding very long chain fatty acid elongase 4-like isoform X3: MASIWQKTWEFYNWILESGDPRTDPWPLVRSPFPVTLLFVFYLFVVALGPFYMRQQKPLKLQGLLVAYNLAMMTLSSYMFYEFLVTSVLDNYSYLCQPVDYSRSELGMRVFFILRKKQEQVTFLHVYHHGTMLFNWWSGVKYVPGGQAFFIGMLNSFVHIFMYGYYALASLGPRMHPYLWWKRYLTIMQLCQFVAIAAHSSYNLFTECPFPDGFNAAVFLYILSLIALFLRFYYQTYIRGKQEKLT, encoded by the exons atccAAGGACAGACCCGTGGCCACTGGTGCGCTCTCCGTTTCCAGTCACACTTCTCTTTGTCTTCTACCTCTTTGTCGTGGCACTGGGTCCCTTCTACATGCGTCAGCAGAAACCGCTGAAGCTGCAAGGCCTGCTGGTTGCCTACAATCTCGCCATGATGACGTTATCAAGCTACATGTTTTACGAG tTTCTGGTAACTTCAGTCTTGGACAACTACAGCTACCTTTGTCAGCCAGTGGATTACAGCCGAAGTGAACTAGGAATGAGG gttttctttattctgcGGAAGAAACAAGAACAGGTGACTTTTCTGCATGTGTACCATCACGGCACTATGCTCTTCAACTGGTGGTCAGGGGTCAAATATGTGCCTGGAGGACAAG CCTTCTTTATTGGGATGCTAAACTCCTTTGTACACATCTTCATGTACGGCTATTACGCCCTGGCCAGCCTGGGACCACGGATGCACCCTTACCTATGGTGGAAGCGTTACCTAACCATCATGCAGCTG TGCCAGTTTGTAGCCATTGCTGCTCATTCTTCCTACAACCTCTTCACAGAATGCCCGTTCCCTGATGGTTTCAACGCTGCAGTCTTCCTCTACATTCTCAGCCTTATTGCTCTCTTTCTACGGTTCTACTATCAGACCTACATTAGGGGGAAGCAGGAGAAGCTAACTTAA
- the LOC104318704 gene encoding very long chain fatty acid elongase 4-like isoform X4, with the protein MASIWQKTWEFYNWILESGDPRTDPWPLVRSPFPVTLLFVFYLFVVALGPFYMRQQKPLKLQGLLVAYNLAMMTLSSYMFYEFLVTSVLDNYSYLCQPVDYSRSELGMRVQFHTKLALCPPPPMGFLYSAEETRTGDFSACVPSRHYALQLVVRGQICAWRTSLLYWDAKLLCTHLHVRLLRPGQPGTTDAPLPMVEALPNHHAAECPFPDGFNAAVFLYILSLIALFLRFYYQTYIRGKQEKLT; encoded by the exons atccAAGGACAGACCCGTGGCCACTGGTGCGCTCTCCGTTTCCAGTCACACTTCTCTTTGTCTTCTACCTCTTTGTCGTGGCACTGGGTCCCTTCTACATGCGTCAGCAGAAACCGCTGAAGCTGCAAGGCCTGCTGGTTGCCTACAATCTCGCCATGATGACGTTATCAAGCTACATGTTTTACGAG tTTCTGGTAACTTCAGTCTTGGACAACTACAGCTACCTTTGTCAGCCAGTGGATTACAGCCGAAGTGAACTAGGAATGAGGGTACAGTTCCATACAAAGCTTGCCTTatgccctcctcctcccatgG gttttctttattctgcGGAAGAAACAAGAACAGGTGACTTTTCTGCATGTGTACCATCACGGCACTATGCTCTTCAACTGGTGGTCAGGGGTCAAATATGTGCCTGGAGGACAAG CCTTCTTTATTGGGATGCTAAACTCCTTTGTACACATCTTCATGTACGGCTATTACGCCCTGGCCAGCCTGGGACCACGGATGCACCCTTACCTATGGTGGAAGCGTTACCTAACCATCATGCAGCTG AATGCCCGTTCCCTGATGGTTTCAACGCTGCAGTCTTCCTCTACATTCTCAGCCTTATTGCTCTCTTTCTACGGTTCTACTATCAGACCTACATTAGGGGGAAGCAGGAGAAGCTAACTTAA
- the LOC104318704 gene encoding very long chain fatty acid elongase 4-like isoform X2: MASIWQKTWEFYNWILESGDPRTDPWPLVRSPFPVTLLFVFYLFVVALGPFYMRQQKPLKLQGLLVAYNLAMMTLSSYMFYEFLVTSVLDNYSYLCQPVDYSRSELGMRMARVCWWFYFSKVIELLDTVFFILRKKQEQVTFLHVYHHGTMLFNWWSGVKYVPGGQAFFIGMLNSFVHIFMYGYYALASLGPRMHPYLWWKRYLTIMQLNARSLMVSTLQSSSTFSALLLSFYGSTIRPTLGGSRRS, translated from the exons atccAAGGACAGACCCGTGGCCACTGGTGCGCTCTCCGTTTCCAGTCACACTTCTCTTTGTCTTCTACCTCTTTGTCGTGGCACTGGGTCCCTTCTACATGCGTCAGCAGAAACCGCTGAAGCTGCAAGGCCTGCTGGTTGCCTACAATCTCGCCATGATGACGTTATCAAGCTACATGTTTTACGAG tTTCTGGTAACTTCAGTCTTGGACAACTACAGCTACCTTTGTCAGCCAGTGGATTACAGCCGAAGTGAACTAGGAATGAGG ATGGCAAGAGTGTGTTGGTGGTTCTACTTCTCCAAAGTCATCGAGCTGCTTGACACG gttttctttattctgcGGAAGAAACAAGAACAGGTGACTTTTCTGCATGTGTACCATCACGGCACTATGCTCTTCAACTGGTGGTCAGGGGTCAAATATGTGCCTGGAGGACAAG CCTTCTTTATTGGGATGCTAAACTCCTTTGTACACATCTTCATGTACGGCTATTACGCCCTGGCCAGCCTGGGACCACGGATGCACCCTTACCTATGGTGGAAGCGTTACCTAACCATCATGCAGCTG AATGCCCGTTCCCTGATGGTTTCAACGCTGCAGTCTTCCTCTACATTCTCAGCCTTATTGCTCTCTTTCTACGGTTCTACTATCAGACCTACATTAGGGGGAAGCAGGAGAAGCTAA